Proteins from a genomic interval of Bacteroidota bacterium:
- a CDS encoding TRAP transporter substrate-binding protein: MKRRAFLALAASGGAAWLAGCRSRSEQTGPAVITQPRISWRLASSFPRGLDTIFGAAEILARRVEALTEGRFRIRVYPAGELVPGLQVLDAVQQGTVQIGHTASYYFTGKNPALAFDTTLPFGLTARQHNAWLYYGGGLELLRAVFADFNILTFPGGNTGAQMGGWFRREIRSATDLRGLKMRIPGLGGEVMSRLGATVQVLAGGDIYPALERGAIDAAEWVGPYDDEKLGFHKVARFYYYPGWWEPSACLSFYVNRSAWDRLPRAYQQAIEVASYEANLAMLAHYDQQNPLALERLRQAGVQLRRFPEDILQAAQRIAFGLYEEQAAREPTYRKLYDAWRRFRELAYRWFGTAERSYADFAFPTPDQAR, translated from the coding sequence ATGAAACGACGGGCGTTTTTAGCGCTGGCCGCCTCCGGTGGAGCGGCTTGGTTGGCGGGCTGTCGATCTCGGTCTGAGCAGACAGGCCCGGCTGTGATCACGCAGCCGCGCATCAGCTGGCGGTTGGCTTCCAGTTTCCCGCGAGGTCTGGACACGATCTTCGGCGCGGCCGAAATCCTGGCTCGACGCGTGGAGGCGCTTACCGAAGGGCGGTTTCGGATCCGCGTCTACCCGGCCGGAGAGCTGGTGCCCGGCCTGCAGGTGCTCGACGCCGTGCAACAGGGTACGGTCCAGATAGGCCATACGGCCAGCTACTATTTTACGGGCAAAAACCCCGCCTTGGCCTTCGACACCACGCTGCCTTTCGGGCTTACGGCGCGTCAGCACAACGCCTGGCTGTATTACGGAGGGGGGTTGGAGCTACTGCGTGCGGTGTTTGCGGACTTCAACATCCTCACGTTTCCGGGGGGCAACACGGGGGCCCAGATGGGCGGTTGGTTTCGCCGGGAGATCCGCTCCGCAACCGACCTGCGGGGGCTTAAGATGCGCATCCCCGGCTTAGGGGGTGAGGTCATGAGCCGTCTGGGCGCGACCGTGCAGGTGCTGGCTGGCGGGGACATTTATCCGGCGCTGGAACGCGGGGCCATCGATGCGGCCGAATGGGTGGGGCCGTATGATGATGAGAAACTGGGTTTTCATAAAGTGGCCCGTTTTTACTACTACCCGGGCTGGTGGGAGCCCAGCGCCTGTCTGTCGTTTTACGTCAACCGCTCGGCCTGGGACCGGCTGCCCCGGGCCTATCAGCAGGCCATTGAGGTGGCCTCCTATGAGGCCAACCTGGCTATGTTGGCCCATTATGATCAGCAAAACCCGCTAGCTCTGGAGCGGCTGCGGCAGGCCGGCGTGCAGCTGCGGCGTTTTCCTGAGGATATCCTGCAAGCGGCCCAACGCATCGCCTTCGGCTTGTACGAAGAACAAGCCGCGCGCGAGCCCACATACCGAAAGCTCTACGATGCTTGGAGGCGATTTCGTGAATTGGCCTACCGATGGTTCGGCACGGCCGAGCGGAGCTACGCGGATTTCGCCTTCCCCACGCCCGATCAGGCCCGGTGA
- a CDS encoding ferredoxin family protein, translating to MPHVVAEPCINCKFTDCVEVCPVDCFYEGPNMLVIHPDECIDCGACVPVCPTSAIHPEDELPEKWAHYKDINAQLAEEWKALGMNITSKKDPLPEAEAWKTRPKSEADILTWEA from the coding sequence ATGCCACACGTCGTCGCCGAGCCCTGCATCAACTGCAAATTCACAGATTGTGTCGAGGTTTGCCCCGTGGACTGCTTCTATGAGGGGCCGAATATGCTTGTCATCCATCCGGATGAGTGCATCGACTGCGGGGCCTGTGTGCCGGTCTGCCCCACAAGCGCGATCCATCCGGAAGACGAGCTGCCCGAGAAGTGGGCCCACTACAAAGACATCAACGCCCAGCTGGCTGAAGAGTGGAAGGCTCTGGGCATGAACATCACCTCCAAAAAGGATCCGCTTCCGGAAGCGGAGGCGTGGAAGACGCGCCCCAAGAGCGAAGCGGACATCCTGACCTGGGAGGCTTGA
- a CDS encoding NAD(P)H-hydrate dehydratase has protein sequence MKLYTLEGRVPERPWRVLTAEEMRRADTAAAERLGLAVCILMELAGRSVAQLLERRYPMRPVWVLCGKGHNGGDGLVTARYLLEAGRRVHVILAVPPEELSGEPRAAWERLLEIGFSCRSRWSWSLWPDAGPVEPSMILVDALLGTGVKRPVEGALKHMIAWMNRSGRPVVAVDVPSGLSSDTGAEQGQAVRAWDTVAMACLKRGLLLDEGRHLSGRIWVADIGIPDALLAEVQTFAATGPWVAAHWPRRRPGAHKYQVGRLFVLAGSPGLTGAPVLAAQAAARIGAGAVVIGAPVSVAPLLAAKTQEVMTRALSETETGTLSMAALASARQELARSRAGLIGPGLGRHPQTTALVAQLLSEHRSLPIVVDADGLFALSERRELLDGSPKPWVLTPHAGEFARLAGVDPEQVRRARAELARHWARSWGVVLVLKGMPSVVGTPEGRLWINPTGDERLATAGSGDVLAGLIAGLLAQGLDPERAAVAALFVGGLAAEAGPRNLLAGDILANLEAGIP, from the coding sequence ATGAAGCTCTATACGCTCGAGGGCCGGGTGCCCGAACGCCCATGGCGCGTGCTGACGGCCGAGGAGATGCGCCGGGCTGATACGGCCGCTGCCGAACGATTGGGGCTCGCTGTGTGCATTCTTATGGAGTTAGCCGGCCGATCCGTGGCTCAGCTGCTAGAGCGCCGCTACCCTATGAGGCCCGTCTGGGTCCTATGCGGAAAAGGGCACAACGGGGGCGACGGGCTGGTGACCGCCAGGTACCTGCTTGAGGCCGGCCGCCGGGTGCACGTGATCCTGGCTGTGCCTCCAGAGGAGCTCTCCGGCGAACCCCGCGCGGCCTGGGAGCGGCTGCTTGAGATCGGCTTCAGCTGCCGATCGCGCTGGAGTTGGAGCCTTTGGCCCGATGCGGGCCCCGTGGAGCCCTCCATGATCCTCGTGGACGCTCTATTGGGCACCGGAGTGAAGCGGCCCGTAGAGGGGGCGCTCAAGCATATGATCGCGTGGATGAACCGCTCCGGGCGCCCCGTGGTGGCTGTGGACGTGCCCAGCGGCCTTTCCAGTGACACAGGGGCCGAGCAGGGCCAGGCCGTGCGGGCCTGGGATACGGTCGCAATGGCCTGTTTGAAACGCGGGCTGCTTTTGGACGAGGGCCGGCACCTTTCCGGCCGCATCTGGGTGGCCGATATCGGCATTCCGGACGCGCTCCTTGCGGAGGTGCAGACCTTCGCGGCCACCGGTCCTTGGGTGGCCGCGCATTGGCCTCGTCGAAGGCCTGGGGCGCACAAGTATCAGGTTGGGCGTCTCTTTGTGCTGGCCGGAAGCCCGGGCCTTACCGGCGCTCCCGTGTTGGCGGCCCAGGCCGCAGCGCGCATCGGCGCAGGGGCCGTGGTGATAGGCGCTCCGGTCTCCGTGGCCCCCCTATTGGCCGCCAAAACCCAGGAGGTCATGACGCGCGCGCTGTCCGAGACGGAGACCGGAACCCTGTCCATGGCCGCGCTCGCCTCTGCGCGTCAGGAGCTCGCCCGGAGCCGAGCGGGGCTCATCGGGCCAGGCCTAGGCCGGCACCCCCAGACCACAGCCCTGGTAGCCCAATTGCTTTCCGAACACCGAAGCCTGCCGATTGTGGTCGACGCCGACGGGCTGTTTGCGCTGTCCGAGCGACGCGAGCTGCTCGACGGTTCCCCCAAACCCTGGGTGCTTACTCCGCACGCGGGAGAGTTTGCTCGGCTTGCAGGCGTGGACCCCGAACAGGTCCGACGCGCCCGAGCGGAGCTCGCCCGCCACTGGGCTCGCTCCTGGGGCGTGGTGCTCGTGCTCAAGGGTATGCCCTCTGTGGTGGGCACGCCCGAAGGCCGGCTCTGGATCAACCCAACCGGGGATGAACGGCTGGCTACGGCTGGCTCAGGGGATGTTCTGGCCGGCCTGATCGCCGGCCTGCTTGCCCAGGGTCTGGATCCGGAGCGGGCCGCGGTGGCCGCCCTGTTCGTGGGGGGCTTAGCGGCGGAGGCGGGTCCCCGAAATCTGCTCGCCGGGGACATCCTAGCCAATCTCGAGGCGGGGATCCCCTGA
- a CDS encoding VanZ family protein, with amino-acid sequence MRLPRWLPALLWGALITVLLAIPGGRLPDLSWFSLDKIGHLGLFLIWAWLWAWAWEPMSKARYGVTIALAALWASGTEALQAVYVPGREAEWADVLADLVGFGLGLWSYHRFECLRALLGKLFVAGRV; translated from the coding sequence ATGCGTCTGCCGCGTTGGCTTCCGGCCCTGCTTTGGGGGGCTCTTATCACCGTCTTGCTGGCCATTCCGGGCGGTCGGCTTCCGGATTTGTCGTGGTTTTCGCTTGACAAAATTGGGCATTTGGGGCTGTTTCTGATCTGGGCCTGGCTGTGGGCCTGGGCCTGGGAGCCCATGAGCAAAGCCCGCTATGGTGTGACCATAGCTCTGGCCGCGCTCTGGGCCTCTGGCACCGAAGCGCTGCAGGCCGTCTACGTCCCGGGCCGTGAGGCCGAGTGGGCCGATGTCCTGGCCGATCTGGTGGGTTTTGGACTGGGGCTGTGGAGCTATCACCGCTTCGAATGCTTGCGGGCTCTTCTGGGGAAACTCTTTGTGGCCGGGAGAGTCTAA
- a CDS encoding energy transducer TonB, with product MRLRRKAPEADLRRRYTLFMEIGLVVALLLLVVAFRLDLRPRSEFVIVEKPQETVKMEEIEQTKQVDRPPPPPPPPVPVEVPDDKLLEEEDVRFESELNQQAANLPPPPPPPPAAPQQKEPEPEPEVFVIVEEMPELIGGLEGLQRRIRYPEIARKAGVEGTVMVQFVVDENGNVTNAQVIKGIGAGCDEEALRAVQESKFKPGKQRGRPVRVQMTLPVRFRLKS from the coding sequence ATGCGGTTACGTCGCAAGGCGCCCGAGGCTGATCTCCGGCGGCGGTATACGCTGTTCATGGAGATCGGTTTGGTGGTGGCGCTGCTGTTGCTGGTGGTGGCGTTCCGGCTGGACCTGCGGCCCAGATCTGAGTTTGTGATCGTGGAGAAGCCGCAAGAGACCGTAAAGATGGAGGAGATCGAGCAGACCAAACAGGTCGATCGGCCGCCTCCACCGCCGCCTCCGCCGGTGCCGGTAGAGGTGCCGGACGATAAGCTGCTGGAAGAGGAGGACGTGCGCTTTGAATCCGAGCTCAACCAGCAGGCCGCGAACTTACCGCCTCCCCCGCCACCTCCGCCCGCGGCCCCGCAGCAGAAGGAGCCGGAGCCGGAGCCCGAGGTGTTCGTGATCGTCGAGGAGATGCCCGAGCTGATCGGGGGCCTAGAGGGACTGCAGCGGCGGATCCGCTATCCGGAGATCGCCCGCAAGGCCGGCGTGGAGGGGACGGTGATGGTGCAGTTTGTGGTGGACGAAAACGGCAACGTCACGAATGCTCAGGTAATCAAAGGCATCGGGGCGGGCTGCGATGAGGAAGCCCTGCGCGCTGTGCAGGAGTCCAAATTCAAGCCAGGCAAGCAGCGGGGTCGGCCCGTGCGCGTGCAGATGACCTTGCCTGTGCGCTTCCGGTTGAAGAGTTAA
- a CDS encoding M42 family metallopeptidase, with amino-acid sequence MERFALLKRIVETPGAPGREAPIREVVLETVQPLVDEVRVDALGNVIARKRGRRDRRVLLAAHMDEIAFMVNHIDDRGFIRFVPLGGFDPKTLVAQRVLVHGRQTLLGVLGTKPVHVMTQEERKKVPELKEFFVDLGLPAERVRELVRVGDVITRERELVRVGDTITGKSLDNRLSVFVLLEALRELGEHEVDIYAVFTVQEEVGLRGSRVVVRQVQPHVGIALDITLANDIPGIAEPEQQCRLGKGTAIKVMDASAIADARLIEFLIAVAEVHQIPYQLDVSPAGGTDTAGIQYLSGDGVIAGCLSTPTRYVHSVTEMAHVADIQASIRLLARTLERLHEFTP; translated from the coding sequence ATGGAGCGCTTTGCGCTGCTCAAACGCATTGTGGAGACCCCCGGCGCCCCCGGCCGCGAGGCGCCGATCCGGGAGGTCGTTTTGGAAACCGTGCAGCCCCTGGTTGATGAGGTCCGCGTAGATGCCTTGGGCAACGTGATCGCGCGCAAGCGGGGCCGCCGGGACCGGCGCGTGCTCTTGGCCGCGCACATGGATGAGATCGCCTTCATGGTAAACCATATCGACGACCGCGGCTTCATCCGGTTTGTGCCCCTGGGGGGGTTTGATCCCAAGACACTCGTGGCGCAGCGCGTGCTCGTGCATGGCCGTCAGACGCTATTAGGGGTTTTGGGCACCAAGCCCGTGCACGTGATGACGCAGGAAGAGCGCAAGAAGGTGCCGGAGCTCAAGGAGTTTTTCGTCGACCTGGGGTTACCGGCTGAGCGTGTGCGCGAGCTGGTTCGGGTAGGCGACGTGATCACGCGGGAGCGCGAGCTCGTACGCGTAGGCGATACGATCACGGGCAAATCCCTGGACAACCGGCTGAGCGTTTTCGTGCTTCTCGAAGCCCTTCGAGAACTTGGAGAGCACGAGGTGGACATTTACGCGGTCTTCACCGTGCAGGAGGAGGTCGGATTGCGCGGCTCTCGCGTGGTGGTACGTCAAGTGCAGCCTCACGTGGGCATCGCGCTCGATATTACGCTGGCCAACGACATCCCAGGCATTGCGGAGCCTGAACAGCAGTGCCGGCTCGGCAAAGGGACGGCGATCAAGGTCATGGACGCCAGCGCCATCGCCGACGCCCGGCTGATCGAGTTCTTGATCGCGGTGGCCGAAGTACACCAGATTCCGTATCAGCTCGACGTCTCCCCGGCCGGCGGCACGGACACGGCGGGGATCCAGTACTTGAGCGGCGACGGGGTGATCGCGGGTTGTCTGTCCACGCCGACGCGCTACGTGCACAGCGTAACGGAGATGGCGCACGTAGCCGATATACAGGCCAGCATCCGCCTGCTAGCCCGAACCCTGGAGCGGCTGCACGAGTTTACGCCGTAG
- a CDS encoding fumarylacetoacetate hydrolase family protein, producing the protein MKVFLEDVPVATGTIFCIGRNYAEHAREMRAEVPEAPIVFLKPVTALCTDGQVWYPPQTQELHHEVELVVLLGRSGQDIPEQEALAYVAGYGVGIDFTARDLQEKAKSKGHPWALAKGFDSFAPVSRFVRAERVPDPHALRLQLWVNGELRQSGYTGDMLYSIPRLIAYLSSIFTLQAGDLLFTGTPAGVGPVRPGDELWAVLEGLAELRVQVGRKRPAVPL; encoded by the coding sequence ATGAAGGTGTTCTTGGAAGACGTCCCCGTGGCCACAGGCACGATCTTCTGCATCGGCCGCAACTACGCCGAACACGCCCGGGAGATGCGGGCCGAAGTGCCCGAGGCGCCGATCGTGTTCCTGAAGCCCGTTACGGCCCTGTGTACAGATGGCCAGGTCTGGTATCCCCCCCAGACGCAGGAGCTGCATCACGAGGTGGAGCTCGTGGTTTTACTTGGCCGATCCGGTCAGGACATCCCGGAGCAGGAGGCGCTCGCCTACGTGGCCGGATACGGCGTGGGCATCGACTTTACGGCCCGCGATCTGCAAGAAAAAGCCAAAAGCAAAGGCCATCCCTGGGCCCTCGCTAAGGGCTTCGATAGCTTCGCCCCGGTCTCTCGATTCGTACGCGCCGAGCGGGTGCCTGACCCGCATGCGCTGCGGCTGCAGCTGTGGGTAAACGGCGAGCTGCGGCAGTCCGGTTATACGGGGGATATGCTTTACTCCATCCCCCGGCTGATCGCGTATCTGTCGAGCATCTTCACCCTGCAGGCGGGGGATTTGCTTTTCACGGGGACGCCGGCCGGAGTGGGGCCTGTGCGGCCAGGCGATGAACTGTGGGCCGTTCTGGAGGGGCTTGCCGAGCTTCGGGTGCAGGTGGGGCGCAAACGACCCGCCGTGCCGTTATGA
- a CDS encoding prolyl oligopeptidase family serine peptidase gives MRTLGYLPWILGLGVAAQAQTLSVADFLRFPFTSNLTASPRNDRIAWVSYEEGRRAIWTASAPDFRPVRLLAYERDDGQELGGLTFSPDGEILLFVRGGGPNRAGEYPNPTSDPEGAEQAVWAVPVRGGEPWKLGLGSGPVVAPHGREALLVRGGQIYRVRLDSLDRQPRAELLFRARGNNGSPRYAPDGRRIAFVSNRNTHSFIGIFDPAQRVIRWIAPDVHRDTDPVWSPDGRQIAFIRRPGALRGERPNLLGGTPFSLWVADVETGRARMLWRSPADDGGFAQSYPAEPLRWAGDRILFTSEHEGWLHLYSLPASGGEPVCLTPGKAEAEWTSLSPDGRLVVFSGNHEDPDRRHLWRVPTSGGQAEALTRGSGIETDPVFLASGRYVAFRQADARRPPAIAVLDLYTRQSRLIWPTALPAAFPIQALVEPEPVVLLTPDSFRIHAQLFRPRNLRPGERRAAVIYLHGGPIRQMLLGWHYSSYYAFCYAFNQYLASRGYLVLSVNFRAGIGYGRDFRRAPRTGPRGASEYQDVRAAALYLRTRPDVDPERIGLWGGSYGGYLTALGLARNSDLFRAGVDLHGVHDWVLRATEFSPGGGWGLQPEEFDLAYRSSPVAELDSWRSPVLLVHGDDDRNVLFLETTDLARRLLERGVHVETLILPDEVHSFLLHASWRRVFEAASDFLDRFLGRASASSDGR, from the coding sequence ATGCGAACGCTAGGGTATCTGCCCTGGATATTGGGCTTGGGGGTCGCAGCGCAGGCTCAGACGCTTTCTGTAGCCGATTTTCTGCGCTTTCCGTTTACAAGCAATCTCACGGCCTCGCCCCGAAACGATCGGATCGCCTGGGTAAGCTACGAAGAGGGTCGGCGGGCGATCTGGACGGCCTCGGCGCCCGATTTTCGGCCCGTTCGCCTGCTGGCCTACGAACGAGACGACGGCCAGGAACTCGGGGGGCTCACCTTTAGCCCCGACGGGGAGATCCTGCTTTTCGTGCGGGGCGGCGGACCCAACCGCGCTGGAGAATATCCTAACCCCACAAGCGACCCCGAAGGAGCCGAACAGGCCGTGTGGGCTGTGCCCGTCCGGGGCGGAGAGCCCTGGAAGCTAGGCCTCGGGTCTGGTCCCGTAGTGGCCCCCCACGGCCGCGAGGCGCTCCTGGTGCGGGGAGGCCAGATCTACCGAGTGCGCCTAGACTCCCTGGACCGACAGCCGCGAGCCGAGCTCCTGTTTCGGGCGCGAGGCAACAACGGCTCCCCGCGTTACGCCCCAGACGGCCGGCGCATCGCGTTTGTGAGCAACCGCAACACGCACAGCTTCATCGGCATCTTCGACCCAGCTCAGCGCGTGATCCGCTGGATCGCCCCTGACGTGCACCGGGACACGGACCCCGTTTGGTCGCCCGATGGCCGGCAGATCGCCTTCATCCGTCGGCCGGGCGCGCTGCGGGGCGAGCGGCCCAATCTATTGGGCGGCACGCCGTTTTCCCTCTGGGTCGCAGACGTGGAAACCGGACGCGCTCGTATGCTCTGGCGCTCGCCCGCCGACGACGGGGGCTTCGCGCAAAGCTATCCGGCCGAACCCCTGCGCTGGGCAGGCGATCGCATCCTGTTTACCTCTGAACACGAGGGATGGCTGCACCTGTACAGCCTGCCGGCTTCAGGCGGGGAGCCCGTCTGCCTCACTCCTGGCAAAGCGGAGGCGGAATGGACGAGCCTAAGCCCGGATGGCCGCCTGGTTGTCTTCTCCGGCAACCACGAGGACCCCGATCGCCGCCACCTGTGGCGGGTTCCCACCAGCGGCGGCCAGGCTGAGGCGCTTACGCGCGGCTCCGGCATCGAGACCGACCCCGTGTTCCTGGCCAGCGGGCGCTATGTGGCCTTCCGACAGGCCGACGCCCGGCGCCCCCCCGCGATCGCGGTGCTGGATCTCTACACGCGGCAGAGCCGCCTTATCTGGCCCACCGCCTTGCCTGCGGCCTTTCCGATCCAGGCCCTCGTCGAACCCGAACCCGTGGTGCTGCTGACCCCGGACTCGTTTCGCATCCACGCTCAGCTGTTTCGCCCCCGAAACCTGCGGCCCGGCGAGCGCCGAGCCGCGGTGATATATCTGCATGGCGGCCCCATCCGGCAGATGCTTCTAGGCTGGCATTACTCGAGCTACTACGCCTTCTGCTACGCCTTCAACCAATACTTGGCCAGTCGCGGCTACCTGGTGCTCTCCGTTAACTTCCGGGCCGGTATCGGCTATGGGCGGGACTTCCGCCGGGCGCCTCGAACCGGACCCCGAGGGGCCTCGGAGTACCAGGACGTTCGCGCCGCCGCGCTTTATCTGCGCACGCGGCCCGACGTGGACCCCGAGCGCATCGGCCTCTGGGGAGGCTCCTACGGCGGGTATCTGACGGCCCTGGGGCTTGCGCGCAACTCCGATCTATTCCGGGCCGGCGTGGACCTGCACGGGGTGCACGACTGGGTCCTGCGCGCCACGGAATTCTCCCCCGGGGGCGGATGGGGGCTGCAGCCCGAAGAATTCGACCTGGCATACCGCTCCTCGCCCGTGGCTGAGCTGGACAGCTGGCGCTCACCCGTGCTGCTGGTGCACGGCGACGACGACCGAAACGTGCTTTTCCTGGAGACCACCGATCTGGCGCGTCGGCTCCTGGAGCGCGGCGTGCACGTGGAAACGCTCATCCTGCCCGATGAGGTGCATAGCTTTCTGCTGCATGCGAGCTGGCGGCGCGTTTTTGAGGCCGCATCCGATTTCCTGGATCGCTTCCTGGGGCGGGCGTCCGCGTCCTCGGATGGCCGCTAA
- a CDS encoding amidohydrolase family protein: MRIGAQAVILVVLLWGAGAVQAQERPHVFRGATIYPVSGPPIENGVLVIQGGKILAVGPAGRVAIPGGAVEFDLRGKVIIPGMVDTHSHIGGGDGGDRSATLHPEVRILDAIDPQHDTFWKARAGGITTMNIMPGSGHLMSGQTVYVKPRPARTIQEMLFCQDPLREVCGGMKMANGTNSLGNPPAPGTRAKSAALVRQLFLKAVEYREKIRQAQGDPAKMPSRDLQMEALVEILEGKRIVHFHTHRHDDILTAIRLGQEFGFRPVLHHVSEAWKVADEIARARVPCSIIVLDSPGGKHEAVDIRWENGAALEKAGAEVAFHTDDAVTDSRLFLRSAAMGVRAGMSRQKALEALTLAGARMLGLEQRIGSLDPGKDADFVVLSGDPFSVYTHVEQTWIDGQKVFDRSNPEHRKYAVGGYGAYRGDAYGHDEGEE; encoded by the coding sequence ATGCGAATAGGGGCGCAAGCGGTGATCCTGGTGGTGCTTTTGTGGGGGGCTGGCGCCGTGCAAGCCCAAGAGCGGCCACACGTCTTCCGGGGCGCCACGATCTACCCCGTCTCGGGGCCGCCCATAGAGAACGGTGTGCTGGTGATCCAGGGCGGCAAGATTCTCGCCGTGGGGCCGGCTGGGCGCGTTGCGATCCCCGGCGGCGCGGTGGAGTTCGACCTGCGAGGCAAGGTCATCATCCCGGGCATGGTCGATACGCATTCGCACATCGGTGGGGGGGACGGCGGGGATCGATCCGCCACCCTGCACCCCGAGGTGCGGATTTTAGATGCGATCGATCCGCAGCATGACACCTTTTGGAAGGCCCGTGCGGGGGGGATCACGACGATGAACATCATGCCCGGATCCGGTCATCTCATGAGCGGCCAGACCGTATACGTTAAGCCCCGGCCAGCCCGCACGATCCAGGAGATGCTCTTCTGCCAAGATCCTCTGCGAGAAGTGTGCGGGGGCATGAAGATGGCCAATGGTACGAACTCCCTGGGTAATCCCCCTGCGCCCGGTACGCGCGCCAAGTCGGCAGCTCTGGTGCGACAGCTTTTCCTAAAGGCCGTCGAGTACCGCGAAAAAATCCGGCAGGCCCAGGGCGATCCGGCCAAGATGCCATCTCGAGACCTGCAGATGGAGGCCCTGGTGGAAATCCTGGAGGGCAAACGCATCGTGCACTTTCACACCCACCGGCACGACGACATCCTAACGGCCATCCGCTTGGGGCAGGAATTCGGCTTTCGGCCCGTGTTGCATCACGTAAGCGAGGCTTGGAAGGTGGCCGACGAGATCGCCCGGGCTCGGGTGCCCTGCTCGATCATCGTGCTCGACTCTCCGGGGGGCAAGCACGAGGCCGTCGACATCCGATGGGAGAACGGGGCGGCCCTTGAGAAGGCCGGCGCCGAGGTGGCCTTTCATACCGACGATGCCGTTACGGATTCTCGCCTGTTTTTGCGCTCCGCCGCTATGGGGGTTCGGGCCGGTATGAGCCGCCAGAAGGCCTTGGAGGCGCTTACCTTGGCCGGGGCCCGCATGCTGGGACTGGAGCAACGCATCGGCTCGCTTGATCCGGGCAAGGACGCCGATTTCGTGGTGCTCTCGGGTGATCCCTTTAGCGTGTACACGCATGTGGAGCAGACCTGGATCGACGGCCAGAAGGTTTTCGATCGCTCTAACCCCGAGCACCGCAAGTACGCCGTGGGCGGCTACGGGGCCTATCGGGGGGACGCATACGGACACGATGAGGGAGAGGAATAG
- a CDS encoding amidohydrolase family protein, with amino-acid sequence MRASYRVGLGACLFVLVFSGLSRAQLAVRAELLYTMAGPPIRGGVVLIRDGRIERVGPATSVRIPSGYRVLEAKVVTPGLIDARTVVGLSGIYNVPHDQMQLERSAPIQPELRAIDAYNPEEALVEWVRNLGVTTLHTGHGPGALISGQTMIVKSAGRTVEEALVDSVAAVAATLGRSVGQNFSSPGTRAKAVAMLRAELLKAQEYGRKRRDPDPSKRPARDLRLEVLADVLEGKIPLLITAQTAPDILAALRLQREFGFKLVLDGAAEAYLVLEEIKQAGVPVILHPTMVRTAGETRNASMETAALLHRAGIPFALQSGYESYVPKTRVVLFEAAVAAAHGLPFEAALGAITIQAARILGIDRRVGSLEPGKDADMVLFDGDPFEYTTRVCGVIINGRLLTEGCR; translated from the coding sequence ATGCGCGCCAGCTACCGTGTGGGTTTGGGGGCTTGTCTTTTCGTGCTTGTCTTTAGCGGCCTAAGCCGGGCGCAGCTTGCTGTGCGTGCGGAGCTGCTTTATACGATGGCTGGCCCCCCGATTCGAGGCGGGGTGGTGTTGATTCGGGACGGACGGATCGAGCGCGTGGGCCCAGCCACCAGCGTGCGCATCCCCTCGGGATATCGGGTCTTGGAGGCCAAGGTCGTAACGCCGGGGCTGATCGACGCGCGCACGGTCGTGGGGCTATCGGGTATCTACAACGTGCCGCACGATCAGATGCAGCTGGAGCGATCCGCACCTATCCAGCCTGAGCTCCGCGCCATCGACGCCTACAATCCGGAGGAAGCCCTGGTGGAGTGGGTGCGCAACCTGGGTGTGACTACGCTGCATACGGGCCACGGACCCGGAGCGCTCATCAGCGGGCAAACTATGATCGTAAAGTCCGCTGGCCGTACCGTGGAGGAGGCCCTCGTAGACTCTGTGGCCGCGGTGGCGGCCACTTTGGGCCGCAGCGTGGGGCAGAATTTCAGCTCCCCTGGAACGCGCGCCAAGGCCGTGGCCATGCTGCGGGCTGAGCTGCTCAAGGCCCAGGAATACGGCCGCAAACGCCGCGATCCGGATCCCAGCAAGCGTCCTGCACGAGACTTAAGGCTCGAAGTCCTAGCCGACGTGCTGGAGGGCAAGATCCCCTTGCTCATAACAGCCCAAACGGCGCCTGATATTTTGGCCGCGCTGCGGCTGCAACGGGAGTTTGGCTTTAAGCTTGTGCTCGATGGCGCGGCGGAGGCTTATCTGGTGCTGGAGGAGATCAAGCAAGCGGGCGTGCCCGTAATCCTGCACCCGACTATGGTGCGCACCGCCGGAGAGACGCGCAACGCCTCTATGGAGACGGCCGCCTTGCTGCATCGGGCGGGGATCCCGTTCGCCCTGCAGAGCGGATACGAATCCTACGTACCTAAAACCCGCGTCGTGCTCTTTGAAGCCGCCGTAGCCGCAGCCCACGGGCTGCCTTTTGAGGCTGCCCTGGGGGCGATTACGATCCAAGCCGCCCGCATTTTGGGGATCGACCGACGGGTGGGTTCGCTTGAGCCCGGAAAGGACGCGGATATGGTGCTCTTCGACGGGGATCCGTTTGAGTACACAACGCGCGTCTGCGGCGTGATCATCAACGGGCGGCTCCTTACAGAGGGCTGCCGCTGA